In Aspergillus oryzae RIB40 DNA, chromosome 6, one genomic interval encodes:
- a CDS encoding alpha/beta fold hydrolase (predicted protein), which translates to MSKPLIVLPRPGTVPPSGATQPIPAPLEAAFVATFGNRLPPASYLQTLHGKAAYYELPPSSPVSTDGKQPISRVLFVHGVQTPAIGLQPLANALSSRFPSAHCVLVDLWGHGLSETPFVAHDPALFHGLIEAVMVHLGWTDAHFIGYSFGGSTTASFAAAHPERVASMALVAPAGLRRTAGLDEVQKGYLRGGEGLEEAARDWILEVLEGGRLVVPSDWKERVGRGEVVAEAVRDWEMKEHAGHAASVVGIFRDGGVFDKHAATTGIKSRCVLGELDDLCSVQDLHELGMQDVVVVPQVGHGVVRERVPEVAGFIEEFWNRLQQ; encoded by the exons ATGTCTAAGCCTTTGATCGTGCTCCCCCGCCCTGGGACAGTGCCACCCAGCGGCGCAACGCAGCCCATTCCCGCCCCATTGGAAGCCGCCTTCGTCGCAACCTTCGGCAACCGGCTTCCACCAGCATCATATTTACAAACCCTCCACGGCAAAGCAGCATACTACGAACTACCACCCTCATCTCCTGTTTCCACGGATGGTAAACAGCCCATATCCCGGGTACTATTCGTCCACGGGGTGCAAACACCTGCAATCGGCCTCCAGCCATTAGCCAACGCACTGTCCTCGCGTTTCCCCTCGGCTCATTGTGTCCTAGTGGATCTGTGGGGCCACGGACTCTCAGAAACACCGTTTGTGGCGCACGACCCCGCTCTCTTCCATGGATTAATAGAAGCCGTGATGGTTCATCTTGGATGGACTGATGCCCATTTCATTGGCTATTCTTTTGGCGGGTCTACCACAGCAAGTTTTGCGGCAGCGCACCCCGAACGCGTCGCGTCGATGGCTTTGGTTGCCCCGGCGGGCCTACGCCGCACCGCCGGGCTCGATGAGGTGCAGAAAGGTTACTTGCGTGGTGGGGAGGggttggaagaggctgcGCGAGATTGGATCCTGGAAGTGCTGGAAGGGGGCCGGTTGGTTGTGCCTTCGGATTGGAAGGAGAGGGTGGGACGAGGTGAGGTTGTGGCAGAAGCTGTCAGAGATTGGGAAATGAAAGAGCATGCAGGGCATGCCGCTAGCGTAGTCGGTATCTTTAGGGATGGTGGAGTTTTTGATAAACATG CGGCGACGACGGGGATCAAGAGTCGATGTGTTCTTGGGGAGCTGGATGATTTGTGTAGCGTGCAGGACTTGCATGAGCTTGGAATGCAGGATGTTGTGGTCGTGCCCCAGGTCGGCCATGGAGTAGTTAGGGAAAGGGTACCGGAGGTTGCGGGCTTTATCGAAGAGTTCTGGAATAGACTCCAGCAATAG
- a CDS encoding uncharacterized protein (predicted protein), which translates to MKLLSVTFAALLGLTQLGVAQKVSGAAQGFASGVTGGGNAAPQTPKDINELKKLLADPSPRVIVLDKLYDYTGTEGTSKGTVCANWGEGAKCQKIIQDNCGNAGKSTGTWDTAAKTPIDVASHKTIIGVGNKGIIKGKGLRFRGGATNIIVQNIQITDLNPQYVWGGDALSFDGADLIWVDHVTTARIGRQHYVFGFNTSKRVTLSNNFINGDSPFSAGCNGYHYWTFEMVGKGDQITLQNNYIYHTSGRSPALSGGTLLHAVNNVWDGNTGHALEGGEATARGIFEGNVFTDVKAVVADFKGKAFFSPDANSNKQCSSALGRACEVNVLTKSGTLPPLKDTSFFGDFKGLKIAPATPASQAAVNVPKNAGAGKI; encoded by the exons ATGAAGCTCTTGTCAGTCACTTTTGCTGCCCTCCTGGGCCTCACCCAGCTCGGTGTCGCCCAGAAAGTCTCTGGCGCTGCCCAAGGTTTCGCCTCTGGCGTGACGGGTGGTGGTAACGCTGCACCTCAGACCCCGAAGGATATCAACGAACTCAAGAAGTTGCTCGCCGATCCCTCCCCTCGTGTGATTGTCCTTGACAAGTTGTACGACTACACCGGAACGGAGGGCACCTCGAAGGGAACCGTCTGTGCCAACTGGGGTGAAGGCGCAAAATGCCAGAAGATCATCCAGGACAACTGCGGAAATGCCGGCAAATCCACTGGAACCTGGGACACTGCTGCCAAGACCCCCATCGATGTCGCCTCCCACAAGACCATCATCGGTGTTGGTAACAAGGGTatcatcaagggcaagggttTGAGATTCCGCGGTGGTGCTACCAACATCATTGTCCAGAATATCCAGATTACTGACCTGAACCCCCAGTACGTGTGGGGTGGTGATGCCCTCTCTTTTGATGGCGCTGATCTGATCTGGGTTGACCATGTTACT ACTGCTCGTATCGGACGTCAGCACTAcgtcttcggcttcaacACCAGTAAGCGTGTTACTCTTTCCAACAACTTCATCAACGGTGACAGCCCCTTCTCTGCCGGATGCAACGGATACCACTACTGGACCTTCGAGATGGTTGGCAAGGGAGACCAGATCACCCTGCAGAACAATTACATCTACCACACCTCTGGCCGCAGCCCTGCCCTGAGCGGAGGCACCCTCCTGCACGCTGTGAACAACGTCTGGGACGGCAACACTGGCCACGCTCTTGAGGGAGGCGAGGCCACTGCCAGGGGTATCTTCGAGGGTAACGTTTTCACCGATGTCAAGGCCGTTGTCGCCGACTTCAAGGGCAaggctttcttctcccccgacGCCAATTCCAACAAGCAGTGCAGCTCCGCCCTTGGCCGTGCCTGCGAGGTCAATGTCCTCACCAAGTCCGGTACTCTTCCCCCCCTCAAAGATACCTCCTTCTTCGGTGACTTCAAGGGCCTCAAGATTGCCCCTGCTACCCCGGCTTCTCAGGCCGCGGTTAACGTCCCCAAGAATGCTGGTGCGGGCAAGAtctaa
- a CDS encoding uncharacterized protein (predicted protein) — MSAARSNRTLSWPTSPAHASFLSLLIDLYCIGSVNAGFLAYLQINFPATERVDGQLDKIKIREDGWQNLRLLQEHCTNLQTLETVVYGPNCVLVTDNEINISNPQNNGVYETAWLDCLAAQRVDQR, encoded by the exons ATGTCGGCTGCGAGGTCAAACAGGACTCTTTCTTGGCCAACATCTCCAGCTCACGCTAGTTTTTTAAGCCTCTTGATCGATCTGT ACTGCATCGGCTCGGTGAATGCAGGCTTTCTGGCTTATCTACAGATCAACTTTCCAGCCACAGAGCGGGTAGATGGCCAGCTGGACAAAATAAAGATAAGAGAAGATGGCTGGCAGAATTTGCGACTTCTGCAGGAACACTGCACCAACTTGCAAACATTGGAAACCGTCGTTTATGGTCCGAACTGCGTTCTTGTCACAGACAACGAGATCAAT ATCTccaacccccaaaacaacgGAGTTTATGAAACAGCTTGGTTGGATTGTCTTGCCGCGCAACGGGTAGATCAACGGTAG